A single window of Nicotiana sylvestris chromosome 3, ASM39365v2, whole genome shotgun sequence DNA harbors:
- the LOC104225161 gene encoding uncharacterized protein, translating into MDENKGEITKKQPQQQHLSNSPDDSNQDSPDNTIPQQQQQQPPQTVISGAPYISSSLYNIPGGAATTSVSFEQQQQQQQQFEVVNPKRPRYTASQWKFIPSSSSQQQQQQKPASQVNILSTESSPISPSPQAAATNPQTQAASSSDTTSSPSHSPRPSASGQETSKGEGGEQVHQQHQQFRKGKYVSPVWKPNEMLWLARAWKIQYQGGSSELHLEGSQEMSTGAGVQQGRGKTRADKDREVADFLNRHGVNRDAKTAGTKWDNMLGEFRKVYEWERGAEREQGSKSYFRLSPYERKMNRLPASFDEEVFEELSQFMGPRMRSPQTRGGVGFGTQANLIVSLSDTVTKSLPPPPPFREDDLPLSARAKQLAIPISGTEALLHGTRGVFLGYDTTTSSLDIGGPSSSASSKELRRIGKIRMIWEESVSLWAEEGEHHRGRVKLQGTSFLNADEIAFLDDSTVACTMEAFEDGPMKGFSVDRFLSGVQLKVFGRRKSSSAPAPCGPNERLQLPSSEFPIRSTTPWEFQDPTEYYVGCLRSPPPALPSLFELSWHLQQPPPEELRFPLRRDVFKDLPQGKELFFTTSTELLDCRGITYEVLSSIMRPNPSLSTATDRDSYIGLWDDCINMIISKFCSIEMVFVRKSNSSFSLAETVQDRWPNVTAFLRNFCLWRGEETGQPSEGQLDPSSSIVEKLLWTYMDLPYVLGYYAVGFIVTFCALSRSQDRIIRTDLYTVDLSTPVERLKALVPCWRIAGLLPLLADRCFHYMSSNGSNLKHLPYTDFERIDLGNGNYVEMTPNTVVRYFSSKRKWVAVKEIYDFLDHRIPHAEFVFRASEKDLALVFKPRGCKFKPANCDQLIEALKQITKALVALHDLSFMHRDLGWDKVMRRSDRENEWFITGFDEAVSSPQLYPYGGAAAAATASGRHPPEMVRNYHNVKVDVWGIGQLVKSCGLVGVPKLLRELQNRCLDQNPEQRPTAADCYRHLLQLQSSMSAAAAGGY; encoded by the exons ATGGATGAAAACAAAGGAGAAATCACAAAGAaacaaccacaacaacaacatTTATCCAACTCTCCTGATGACTCTAATCAAGATTCACCTGATAATACtataccacagcaacagcagcagcagccaCCACAAACTGTGATTTCTGGAGCTCCTTATATTTCTTCTTCTCTCTATAATATCCCAGGCGGCGCAGCAACTACATCTGTTTCttttgaacaacaacaacaacagcagcagcagtttGAAGTTGTAAACCCAAAGCGACCGAGATATACTGCAAGTCAATGGAAATTCataccatcttcttcttctcaacaacaacaacagcaaaagCCGGCCAGTCAAGTGAATATACTTAGCACTGAGTCAAGTCCAATTTCACCTTCGCCGCAAGCTGCTGCTACCAACCCTCAAACTCAAGCTGCCTCGTCTTCGGACACAACTTCTTCTCCTTCCCACTCTCCTCGGCCTTCTGCATCTGGGCAAGAGACCAGCAAAGGCGAAGGAGGAGAACAAGTTCACCAACAACACCAACAATTTCGGAAAGGAAAATACGTAAGTCCAGTTTGGAAACCTAACGAGATGTTGTGGCTAGCTAGGGCTTGGAAAATTCAGTATCAAGGCGGTTCATCAGAGCTTCATCTTGAAGGTTCTCAAGAAATGAGTACAGGCGCGGGAGTGCAACAAGGTAGAGGAAAAACTCGAGCTGATAAAGATAGAGAAGTGGCTGATTTCCTCAACAGGCATGGAGTTAACAGAGATGCGAAAACGGCTGGGACTAAATGGGACAACATGTTAGGTGAATTCAGAAAAGTCTACGAATGGGAGAGAGGTGCTGAGAGGGAACAAGGTAGCAAGAGTTATTTCAGATTATCCCCTTATGAAAGGAAGATGAATAGATTGCCTGCTTCATTTGATGAAGAGGTGTTTGAAGAATTGTCTCAGTTTATGGGCCCTAGAATGAGAAGTCCTCAAACTAGAGGAGGAGTTGGATTTGGAACTCAGGCCAATCTTATCGTCTCTCTTAGTGACACAGTAACCAAGTCTTTGCCTCCCCCTCCACCTTTCAGAGAAGATGACCTTCCTCTTTCTG CAAGGGCAAAACAGTTGGCTATACCAATAAGTGGAACAGAAGCATTACTACATGGAACAAGAGGTGTGTTCTTGGGCTACGACACGACTACTTCTTCATTAGATATTGGGGGTCCATCTTCTTCTGCATCTTCAAAAGAGCTTCGACGCATTGGCAAGATTAGAATGATATGGGAGGAATCAGTGAGCTTGTGGGCAGAAGAAGGTGAACATCACAGAGGTAGAGTGAAGCTTCAAGGTACAAGTTTTTTAAACGCCGATGAAATTGCTTTCTTGGATGATTCTACGGTTGCCTGCACAATGGAGGCCTTTGAAGATGGACCTATGAAAGGTTTTTCCGTTGATAGATTCCTTTCTGGAGTACAACTAAAAGTCTTTGGCAGGAGAAAATCATCTTCAGCTCCTGCTCCTTGTG GTCCCAATGAAAGATTGCAACTTCCCTCTTCTGAATTTCCCATCAGAT CAACTACTCCTTGGGAATTTCAAGATCCAACCGAGTACTACGTGGGGTGTCTAAGGTCTCCACCACCTGCACTTCCAAGCTTGTTTGAGCTCTCATGGCATTTACAACAGCCACCACCGGAGGAGCTCCGTTTCCCACTTCGGAGAGATGTGTTCAAAGATTTGCCTCAAGGGAAAGAATTATTTTTCACAACTTCAACTGAGTTATTAGACTGTAGAGGCATCACGTACGAGGTCTTAAGCTCTATTATGCGCCCAAACCCTAGCCTGAGTACGGCAACTGATAGAGACTCTTATATTGGACTTTGGGATGATTGCATCAATATGATTATATCCAAGTTTTGCTCCATAGAAATGGTATTCGTACGGAAATCTAATTCATCGTTTTCTCTTGCGGAGACAGTGCAAGATCGGTGGCCTAATGTTACTGCTTTCTTGAGGAATTTTTGCTTGTGGAGAGGAGAGGAGACTGGTCAGCCAAGTGAAGGTCAACTAGATCCATCTTCTTCTATTGTGGAGAAACTTCTCTGGACTTATATGGATCTTCCTTACGTGTTAGGTTACTATGCCGTTGGCTTCATTGTTACATTCTGTGCTTTAAGTCGATCACAGGATCGTATTATCCGAACGGATCTTTACACAGTAGATCTCTCAACCCCAGTTGAAAGATTGAAAGCTTTAGTTCCATGTTGGAGAATTGCTGGATTATTACCATTATTAGCTGATCGATGCTTCCATTATATGAGCAGCAATGGGAGTAACTTAAAACATCTCCCTTATACTGATTTTGAGAGAATAGATTTAGGTAATGGAAATTATGTGGAGATGACTCCAAATACAGTGGTCAGATATTTCTCAAGCAAAAGAAAATGGGTGGCAGTCAAAGAAATATACGATTTTCTTGACCATAGAATTCCACATGCGGAATTTGTTTTTAGGGCATCTGAAAAGGATTTAGCTTTGGTCTTTAAGCCTAGAGGCTGCAAGTTCAAGCCGGCTAATTGTGATCAACTAATAGAAGCATTAAAGCAAATCACAAAAGCTTTGGTTGCATTACATGATCTTTCTTTTATGCACAGGGATTTGGGATGGGATAAAGTCATGAGGAGAAGTGACAGGGAAAATGAATGGTTCATTACGGGATTCGACGAAGCAGTGAGTTCGCCGCAGCTATATCCTTACGGAGGTGCAGCCGCGGCGGCGACGGCTAGTGGGAGGCACCCGCCGGAGATGGTGAGGAATTATCATAATGTGAAAGTGGATGTATGGGGAATAGGTCAATTAGTGAAGAGTTGTGGGTTGGTGGGGGTGCCAAAATTGCTAAGGGAATTGCAGAACAGgtgtttggaccaaaacccggaGCAGCGACCGACGGCGGCTGACTGCTATCGCCACCTGTTGCAGTTGCAGTCTTCAATGTCTGCAGCCGCCGCCGGAGGATATTGA